Proteins from one Capricornis sumatraensis isolate serow.1 chromosome 2, serow.2, whole genome shotgun sequence genomic window:
- the UTP11 gene encoding probable U3 small nucleolar RNA-associated protein 11 yields MAAAFRKAAKSRQREHRERSQPGFRKHLGLLEKKKDYKLRADDYRKKQEYLRALRKKALEKNPDEFYYKMTRVKLQDGVHVIKETKEEVTPEQLKLMRTQDIKYIEMKRVAEAKKIERLKAELHLLDFQGKQQNKHVFFFDTKKEVEQFDIATHLRTAPELVDRVFNRPTIETLQKEKVKGVNNQTRLKRIARERQKQYDCLTQRIEREKKLFVIAQKIQTRKDLLDKTRKVKVKKETVNSPAIYKFESRRKR; encoded by the exons ATGGCGGCGGCATTTCGGAAGGCGGCTAAGTCCCGGCAGCGGGAACACAGAGAGCGAAGTCAG cCCGGCTTTCGAAAACATCTGGGCCtgctggagaaaaagaaagattacaAGCTTCGTGCAGA TGATTACCGGAAAAAGCAAGAATACCTCAGAGCTCTCCGGAAAAAGGCTCTGGAAAAAAATCCAGATGAATTCTACTATAAAATGACCCGGGTTAAACTCCAG GATGGAGTTCATGTTATTAAGGAGACGAAGGAagaagtaactccagaacagctgaaGCTAATGAGAACTCAGGATATcaaatatatagaaatgaaaagagtTGCAGAAGCAAAG AAAATTGAAAGACTAAAAGCAGAGCTCCATCTGCTGGATTTCCAGGGGAAGCAACAgaataaacatgtttttttttttgacaccaaAAAGGAAG TTGAACAGTTTGATATTGCCACTCACCTGCGAACAGCCCCAGAACTAGTTGACAGAGTCTTCAACAGACCCACGATAGAGACCTTGcagaaggagaaagtgaaaggagTTAAcaatcagacgcgactgaag CGGATAGCGAGAGAGAGGCAGAAGCAGTATGACTGCCTGACACAGCGGATTGAGCGCGAGAAGAAATTGTTCGTTATTGCACAGAAAATTCAGACTCGCAAAGATCTTCTG gATAAAACTcggaaggtgaaagtgaagaaagaaacgGTGAACTCCCCAGCTATTTACAAATTTGAGAGTCGTCGTAAACGTTGA